A section of the Apostichopus japonicus isolate 1M-3 chromosome 1, ASM3797524v1, whole genome shotgun sequence genome encodes:
- the LOC139967598 gene encoding uncharacterized protein: protein MSQGMFNRMSKRHCPVDLRTSLHSIPVTGLWKQVGVDLIGPLPVTAAKRLYIITLSDFYSKWPETKAVPDKTAASTSNFITDVMMRLQRAVPAIPTIAYKRPRNLRDLLVLAAVPPPTSNSTPIQHDRTSRCIVCSHHLVESNSITSHSLQLTHKTKGHITSTTCNVIYLISCSRVCGIQYVGETKTTLKKRFHRSQTHSQHHED, encoded by the exons atgtCACAAGGtatgttcaacaggatgtcaaagcgtcattgtcctgtagacctacgaacaagtctccatagcattcctgtaactggattatggaaacag gttggtgtAGATCTGATTGGTCCTCtaccagtgacagctgccaaGCGACTGTACATAataacactgtctgacttctattcaaagtggcctgagactaaggcagtgcctgacaagactgcagcatcaacttctaatttcattactgatgtgatgatgag actccaacgagccgtccctgcaATACCCACCATCGCCTACAAACgtccacgcaacctacgagaccttcttgtgcttgctgctgttccacctccaACTTCTAACtctacacccattcagcatgatcgtacttcgagatgcatcgtctgcagccaccaccttgttgaatccaattccatcaccagccacagcttgcaactcacacacaagaccaAAGGTCACATCACTTCCACAACCTgtaatgtcatctatctgatctcttgtagtagagtttgcggcatccagtatgttggtgaaaccaaaaccaccctcaagaagcggtTCCATCGGTCACAGacccacagtcaacaccatgaagactga